From a single Aminobacterium mobile DSM 12262 genomic region:
- a CDS encoding MurR/RpiR family transcriptional regulator — protein MSDIQLLELLRQKVDGMPNKARRVVEYILANSREAAFLSIGEVAGKLDVSKAQLVRVSRMLGFDGYAALKDALKETVLQQVNPSAMLSRIMNGHKNLPQEIYRLEHANIDDTWNRIRAEEVEKFCTMILHAKTIFSVGWGISALVAESLYTRLLELSLKGVLMKRGSMALIEQARAVEEGDVLIVCELPSYVIEVTDTVKFASEKKSHIITITDSPAAPVCKFADVSFFASDMSPTFGSSIIGPLFLIHILTSILAVNMGEEGEKALKKQAEGLHDERVYYPTYELRY, from the coding sequence ATGTCAGATATCCAGCTTTTGGAACTATTGAGACAAAAAGTCGATGGGATGCCGAATAAAGCTCGTAGAGTTGTAGAATATATTCTCGCCAATTCTAGAGAAGCTGCTTTTCTCTCCATTGGAGAAGTTGCAGGGAAACTTGATGTATCGAAAGCTCAGCTCGTGCGTGTTTCAAGGATGCTCGGGTTTGATGGTTATGCCGCATTGAAAGACGCTCTTAAAGAAACCGTACTGCAACAAGTGAACCCTTCAGCCATGCTCTCTCGTATTATGAACGGCCACAAAAATTTGCCACAAGAAATATATCGGCTAGAGCACGCTAACATCGATGACACATGGAACAGGATACGGGCTGAGGAGGTAGAAAAATTTTGTACTATGATACTCCACGCTAAAACCATTTTTAGCGTGGGATGGGGAATATCTGCTCTTGTAGCAGAATCCCTCTATACTCGCCTTCTTGAACTCAGTCTGAAAGGGGTTCTTATGAAAAGAGGATCAATGGCTCTTATAGAACAAGCTCGGGCCGTTGAAGAAGGCGATGTTCTCATTGTATGTGAACTTCCTAGCTACGTTATTGAGGTAACAGACACTGTTAAGTTCGCTTCCGAAAAAAAATCTCATATCATCACCATTACAGACAGCCCGGCTGCTCCCGTTTGTAAATTCGCCGACGTATCTTTTTTTGCCAGTGATATGAGCCCCACCTTCGGAAGCTCTATTATCGGTCCTCTTTTTCTCATTCATATACTAACGTCTATACTAGCAGTCAACATGGGAGAAGAGGGGGAAAAAGCTCTCAAAAAACAGGCTGAGGGACTTCATGACGAAAGAGTTTACTATCCGACCTACGAGTTACGATATTAA
- a CDS encoding metal-dependent hydrolase, producing MVRLRFLGHAAFLILGEEYNLIIDPFISGNPQAALTLDDLPQIHYVFVTHGHGDHLGDTEEICHRFKSTVITNFEISNYLGNRGISCHSMHIGGRFTFPFGRVKLVPALHGSDITLPSGAMIPGGNPCGFLIEIEGNKIYHAGDTGLSMEMHLLKDEKIDIALLPIGGNFVMDPLDAAKAVDIIQPAMAVPIHYNTFDLIQADPSDFTAHITVSTDVKVLKPGEELRLRAKC from the coding sequence ATGGTACGACTTCGTTTTTTAGGCCATGCTGCTTTTTTGATTCTGGGTGAAGAATACAATTTAATTATTGACCCCTTCATATCGGGGAACCCGCAGGCAGCGTTGACTCTAGATGACTTGCCCCAAATCCATTATGTCTTTGTCACTCATGGCCATGGAGATCATTTAGGTGATACGGAAGAGATTTGTCATCGTTTCAAATCAACTGTAATTACGAATTTTGAAATTTCAAATTATCTGGGGAACCGAGGAATATCCTGTCATTCAATGCATATAGGCGGAAGATTTACTTTTCCTTTTGGCAGGGTAAAGTTAGTTCCAGCTCTTCATGGCTCTGATATAACTCTTCCTTCCGGCGCTATGATTCCCGGAGGAAATCCCTGTGGTTTCCTTATAGAAATAGAGGGGAATAAAATATACCATGCAGGAGACACCGGCTTATCTATGGAGATGCATCTGTTGAAAGACGAAAAAATAGACATAGCTTTACTTCCTATAGGGGGTAATTTTGTAATGGACCCATTAGATGCTGCGAAAGCAGTGGATATTATCCAACCTGCGATGGCAGTACCTATTCATTACAACACTTTTGACCTGATTCAGGCCGATCCTTCAGACTTTACGGCTCATATTACAGTGTCGACAGACGTAAAAGTGCTCAAGCCCGGAGAAGAGCTTCGATTGAGAGCGAAATGTTAA